In Dyadobacter sp. NIV53, a single window of DNA contains:
- a CDS encoding SusD/RagB family nutrient-binding outer membrane lipoprotein produces the protein MKAFLRRALMPAAALMLFTTACNDFDEINADPYLATEAQVQVEYFINGSIIGSQMDPHIAERIFVLYWKTAGRQQAGGGIATGGYNDGWSSDYYGSGYLGGWLNSIYAAVQVAEKQIAAGNIKEYTGNLLQVARIWRVYLLSELTDNFGPIPINGFQGTNPEFSDEKTVYYYLLDELKDASSKLDLSVSSGDISKYDQAYGFNYANWQKYANSMRLRLAMRLSEVDPAKAKAEFEAAAAGPLLMQSDETFQVAEKAGWDALTGVMTREWNYFPISATINNLYLGLGGIKSADLVKPAQLPFIKAQDYIGLKFENHFTTMTNDPSAGYWMDGLPNTIDPRAYKTYIIPGDYDNSDFNSYPSWDNTAKTTIRTLVDATGATVKTLDARYTWNAPANGDWGAKGAKNNIWNFNGTIPRHGQQFRNSANKRIYFASWETYFLLAEAAVRGWTVPMSGQAAYEAGIDASFAYWGVTSFATQYKASAAYNKVGTSVSWNHITEPPATYSVKFKDGYTNADGTVTKAYPTNNLYKGGAVKNDLLTKIITQKFIAQTPWLPLEAWSDQRRLGLPFFENPAVENPLVNMPDLNSSNYMTSNVKFFPQRLKYPSSLPASNAKGYDQALNFLGSADGTLTPLWWAKH, from the coding sequence ATGAAAGCATTTTTAAGAAGGGCGCTAATGCCCGCTGCGGCGCTGATGTTGTTCACAACTGCCTGCAATGATTTTGACGAAATAAACGCTGACCCTTATCTGGCCACAGAGGCGCAGGTGCAGGTTGAGTATTTTATTAATGGCTCTATTATCGGGAGCCAGATGGATCCGCATATAGCAGAAAGGATATTCGTTCTGTACTGGAAAACGGCCGGCCGGCAACAGGCTGGCGGTGGAATTGCAACGGGAGGTTATAACGACGGCTGGTCAAGTGATTATTACGGCAGCGGTTACCTTGGAGGCTGGCTGAACAGCATTTATGCAGCTGTACAAGTGGCAGAAAAACAGATTGCTGCCGGAAACATTAAGGAATATACCGGTAATCTGTTACAGGTTGCACGCATCTGGAGAGTATATCTTTTGAGTGAGCTGACTGACAATTTCGGGCCTATTCCTATCAATGGTTTCCAGGGAACTAACCCGGAGTTTTCCGACGAAAAAACAGTTTACTATTATTTACTGGATGAGCTAAAAGACGCTTCTTCAAAACTGGACCTGAGTGTAAGCAGTGGTGATATATCAAAATATGATCAGGCTTACGGTTTCAATTATGCAAACTGGCAGAAATACGCCAACTCGATGCGGTTAAGGCTGGCCATGCGCCTTTCGGAAGTGGACCCGGCGAAGGCTAAAGCTGAGTTTGAAGCCGCAGCAGCCGGCCCGTTGCTTATGCAATCAGACGAAACTTTTCAGGTTGCTGAAAAAGCAGGATGGGATGCACTGACCGGAGTAATGACCAGGGAGTGGAACTACTTTCCGATTTCGGCTACTATTAATAACCTGTATCTTGGATTAGGTGGCATAAAATCGGCCGATTTGGTAAAACCAGCTCAGCTTCCGTTCATAAAAGCGCAGGATTATATCGGGCTAAAATTCGAAAACCATTTTACTACCATGACCAATGACCCGTCTGCGGGCTATTGGATGGATGGACTTCCTAATACCATAGACCCACGTGCTTACAAAACATACATCATCCCGGGTGATTACGACAACTCCGATTTTAACTCCTACCCTTCGTGGGACAATACGGCGAAAACCACAATAAGAACCCTGGTCGATGCTACGGGAGCAACTGTCAAAACACTCGATGCCAGGTATACCTGGAATGCACCTGCCAACGGAGACTGGGGTGCCAAAGGAGCTAAGAATAACATTTGGAATTTTAACGGTACTATTCCGCGTCATGGCCAGCAATTCCGTAACAGTGCCAATAAAAGAATTTACTTTGCTTCATGGGAAACTTACTTCCTGCTTGCGGAAGCAGCTGTCAGAGGATGGACTGTACCAATGAGCGGACAGGCTGCATATGAGGCAGGTATTGATGCAAGCTTTGCATATTGGGGTGTTACCAGTTTTGCAACCCAATACAAAGCCTCCGCGGCTTACAACAAGGTTGGAACATCTGTCAGCTGGAACCATATCACCGAGCCTCCTGCAACCTATTCTGTGAAATTTAAGGATGGATATACAAATGCTGATGGTACAGTGACCAAAGCATATCCGACAAACAATCTGTACAAAGGCGGCGCTGTAAAGAACGATCTGCTGACAAAAATTATAACGCAGAAGTTTATTGCTCAAACACCCTGGTTACCACTGGAAGCATGGAGCGACCAACGCAGATTGGGATTACCGTTCTTCGAAAATCCGGCAGTTGAAAATCCACTCGTTAATATGCCGGATCTTAACAGCAGCAATTATATGACATCCAATGTCAAATTTTTTCCTCAGCGTTTGAAATATCCTTCCAGCCTGCCTGCAAGCAATGCAAAAGGTTATGACCAGGCGCTCAACTTTTTAGGAAGTGCCGATGGCACGCTTACACCTTTGTGGTGGGCTAAACATTAA
- a CDS encoding response regulator → MTDILSDQSLYTAPPKWVLLADDDPDDIFLFQEAFEQTESELELKIANDGYEVIDAMQHSRSPDLIFLDINMPRMNGFECIQELSAYYDFVPIIFFSTHQGEDLIKRAKKLGASGYIKKPNSFEVYKSVLSEVLKTDWKARPKTDFYLRVEND, encoded by the coding sequence ATGACTGATATTCTAAGTGACCAAAGTTTGTATACTGCCCCTCCCAAATGGGTTCTGCTCGCAGACGATGATCCGGACGATATTTTTCTTTTTCAGGAAGCCTTTGAACAGACCGAAAGCGAACTGGAACTGAAAATAGCTAATGATGGCTATGAAGTTATAGATGCCATGCAGCATTCCCGGTCGCCCGACCTGATATTTCTGGACATTAACATGCCGCGTATGAACGGATTTGAGTGTATTCAGGAGCTGAGCGCTTATTATGACTTTGTTCCTATCATTTTCTTTTCAACACATCAGGGGGAAGATCTTATCAAACGGGCCAAAAAACTGGGCGCTTCGGGCTACATCAAAAAACCGAATTCATTTGAAGTGTATAAGTCGGTGTTATCAGAAGTCCTGAAAACGGATTGGAAAGCACGGCCGAAAACCGATTTTTATCTGAGAGTAGAAAATGACTAG